The following are encoded together in the Gemmatimonadota bacterium genome:
- the yajC gene encoding preprotein translocase subunit YajC yields MVLLLEMLAIFAIFYFLLIRPQRQAQRRHQQMLKALKRGDEVMTDGGILGEVVHIKEDRVTIRTAETTRLVVARPKIARVLSQAGEEANR; encoded by the coding sequence ATGGTGCTGCTCCTCGAGATGCTCGCCATCTTTGCCATCTTCTATTTCCTGCTGATCCGGCCGCAGCGTCAAGCGCAGCGCCGCCACCAGCAGATGCTCAAGGCGCTCAAGCGCGGCGACGAGGTCATGACGGACGGCGGCATCCTGGGCGAGGTCGTGCACATCAAGGAGGATCGTGTAACCATCCGCACGGCGGAGACTACCCGCCTGGTCGTCGCCCGCCCGAAGATCGCGCGCGTGCTCTCGCAGGCGGGAGAAGAGGCGAATCGTTGA
- the def gene encoding peptide deformylase yields MAILSIRYLGDPLLRRTAEPVASIDDEVRQLMDDMLETMYAAEGVGLAAPQVGLSRRIIVVDVRQENVPPFGLVNPEILETSADVDRAEEGCLSVPGLREIVERPARATVSALDRDGVPVRIEAQGLLARVLQHEVDHLNGILFLDRVSPLKRQMLLKRWKKTRPVV; encoded by the coding sequence ATGGCCATTCTGTCGATCAGGTATCTGGGCGATCCGCTGCTGCGCCGCACGGCGGAGCCGGTCGCATCTATCGATGACGAAGTCCGTCAGTTGATGGACGATATGCTCGAGACCATGTACGCGGCCGAAGGCGTGGGCCTCGCCGCGCCGCAGGTGGGGCTCAGCCGCCGCATTATCGTGGTGGACGTGCGCCAGGAGAATGTGCCGCCCTTCGGCCTCGTCAACCCCGAGATCCTCGAGACCAGCGCGGACGTGGACCGCGCCGAAGAAGGGTGCCTCAGCGTGCCGGGGCTGCGCGAGATCGTCGAACGACCGGCGCGCGCCACGGTCAGCGCGCTGGACCGGGACGGCGTACCCGTGCGCATCGAGGCACAGGGGCTGCTCGCCCGCGTGCTGCAACACGAGGTCGACCACCTGAACGGTATCCTCTTCCTGGACCGCGTGAGCCCGCTCAAGCGCCAGATGCTGCTCAAGCGGTGGAAGAAGACGCGGCCCGTGGTGTGA